One genomic segment of Catalinimonas alkaloidigena includes these proteins:
- a CDS encoding ATP-grasp domain-containing protein, producing the protein MSRFFCIYNSVYTDSLDLKERLDSLKGGCNFHSIEFVEIDEDFVDFSTLPIPNSNDGLYNCARGSFITERLMLNENVKTFYRNYEVLSQKDDSNILTIELQKKNIPTPKTIYKGTNNRNLLNKYVDFLDGFPLIVKTYGGVSGVGVIRIDSYSSLFSITDFLVKKNEDFQIKQFIKSNSCERVTVLGDKVLYSITRPIKEQEFRSDGYSKSVRKVELGSKINEIAIKAAHASNLNFAGIDIIVDRKNKEAYVLEVNLPHNFVQHEKITGEKYSREMIGWMFNK; encoded by the coding sequence ATGAGTAGGTTTTTTTGTATATATAACAGTGTTTATACAGATAGTCTTGATTTAAAAGAAAGATTAGACAGTTTAAAGGGGGGGTGCAATTTCCACTCCATAGAGTTTGTTGAAATTGATGAGGATTTCGTAGATTTTTCAACTTTACCTATTCCTAATTCTAATGACGGTTTATATAATTGTGCAAGGGGAAGTTTCATTACAGAAAGATTAATGCTAAATGAAAACGTTAAAACTTTCTATCGGAACTATGAGGTGCTTAGTCAAAAAGATGATAGTAATATTCTTACTATTGAATTACAAAAGAAAAACATTCCCACTCCTAAAACCATATATAAGGGGACAAATAATAGAAATCTCCTAAATAAGTATGTTGATTTTTTGGATGGATTCCCGTTGATAGTAAAAACTTATGGTGGTGTAAGCGGAGTGGGTGTAATTAGAATTGATAGTTATTCTAGCTTGTTTAGTATAACAGATTTTCTGGTTAAGAAAAATGAAGATTTTCAAATAAAGCAATTTATTAAATCAAATTCTTGCGAGAGAGTAACTGTTCTAGGAGATAAAGTCCTGTATTCAATTACAAGACCAATAAAAGAGCAAGAATTCAGAAGTGATGGGTACAGTAAGTCGGTACGAAAGGTTGAGCTAGGAAGCAAGATTAACGAAATTGCCATTAAAGCAGCCCACGCCTCAAATTTAAATTTTGCAGGAATAGACATAATCGTTGATAGAAAAAATAAGGAAGCCTATGTTTTAGAGGTAAATCTTCCGCATAATTTTGTACAACATGAGAAAATTACTGGAGAAAAATACAGCCGTGAAATGATAGGTTGGATGTTTAATAAATAA
- a CDS encoding GNAT family N-acetyltransferase — MDYEIKILNDRQRLKEIFELRCLAWENNDEVKTINFNKYPEGYSDSLDDESIHFVCIDPKKKIIGAARLTILQSFENIIYPKIFSAYNEWPLERPFLLYSRQVVHPSFQGNGIGNKLDWTRIAFQYDNDIKFGTGTANQNRLESLVKKGWKTILKISNEMDSTYDFSGKNYLLILLNKRNSTRHNN, encoded by the coding sequence ATGGACTATGAAATCAAAATTCTTAACGACCGGCAAAGACTTAAAGAAATCTTTGAGTTAAGATGTTTGGCGTGGGAGAATAATGATGAGGTTAAAACTATTAACTTTAATAAATATCCAGAAGGTTACTCCGACAGTTTGGATGACGAGAGTATTCATTTTGTGTGCATTGACCCAAAGAAAAAAATAATTGGAGCTGCACGTTTAACAATACTTCAATCATTTGAAAATATTATATACCCAAAAATTTTTAGCGCATATAATGAATGGCCTCTTGAAAGACCATTTCTTTTATATTCAAGACAAGTTGTACACCCATCCTTTCAAGGAAATGGAATTGGAAATAAACTAGATTGGACAAGAATTGCTTTCCAGTATGACAATGATATTAAATTTGGAACTGGCACTGCAAATCAAAACAGGTTAGAGAGTTTGGTAAAGAAAGGATGGAAAACGATACTAAAAATTTCAAATGAAATGGATTCAACATATGACTTTAGTGGAAAAAACTATTTACTCATCCTGTTGAATAAAAGAAATAGTACTAGGCACAACAACTAA
- the merTP gene encoding mercuric transport protein MerTP — MKTSKNSAASLGILTAITASLCCITPVLAFVAGASGVAATFSWLEPFRPYLIGLTVLVLGFAWYQQLKPRSAEEIACACEDDEPPSFWQSKKFLAIVTVVAGALLFFPSYADVFFPQTEHQAVIVQPSDLQETQFAVQGMTCTGCEEHVKHTALQLNGVIEANAYYEQGIAQVKFDPSLVDIEEIGQAIEEETGYKVSQPQ, encoded by the coding sequence ATGAAGACGTCTAAAAATTCTGCCGCGAGTTTAGGGATATTGACTGCCATTACTGCTTCGCTTTGCTGTATCACCCCGGTACTGGCTTTTGTAGCTGGAGCCAGTGGCGTAGCGGCCACCTTTTCGTGGCTTGAACCTTTTCGCCCGTATCTGATTGGGCTTACTGTTCTTGTATTGGGGTTTGCCTGGTATCAACAACTCAAGCCCCGGAGCGCCGAAGAAATTGCTTGTGCCTGCGAAGATGATGAGCCACCGAGTTTTTGGCAATCCAAAAAGTTTCTGGCTATCGTTACCGTCGTAGCCGGGGCACTGCTCTTCTTTCCTTCTTATGCCGATGTCTTTTTTCCTCAGACGGAACATCAAGCCGTGATCGTTCAGCCATCTGATTTACAAGAAACGCAATTCGCAGTGCAGGGTATGACCTGTACCGGCTGCGAGGAGCATGTAAAGCATACGGCCCTACAACTGAATGGAGTAATAGAAGCGAATGCCTATTATGAGCAAGGCATTGCCCAAGTCAAATTTGATCCGAGTCTAGTCGATATTGAAGAGATAGGACAAGCCATTGAAGAAGAAACCGGATATAAAGTAAGTCAACCGCAATAA
- the tnpC gene encoding IS66 family transposase, protein MSSSSLQDELALLQQEKQRLLAENQLLKDELAELKRLIFGSKRERFVPAQKDDAQLSLELATETTDEEQAVVKQTVSYQRAVKQAGKKPVRQSFPDHLPRIDVVLEPEEDVSTMRKIGEEVTEELDLEPARLFVRRYIRPRYVCAEESFHIAELPARPIEKGIPGPGLLAQIIVDKFVYHLPFYRQAQRYERMGMKIPSSTLNSWLPAACNLLEPLYLALKFEVLKSTYLQADETPIPVLDKQKKKTHQGYHWVYHAPEKKLVLFDYQKGRNREGPKQMLKDYQGYLQTDGYQAYEQFEDRENIILVGCLAHARRYFEHAKDSDPVRSEQVLLLIQQLYAVEREAREQNLDPEDRYSLRQEKSVPVMDALGQWLVNEYPTVLPKSKIGKAFYYLIARYNKIYIYLQDGRLEVDNNLIENSIRPVALGRKNYLFAGSHSGAEKAAIVYSLLGSCKLQNINPYDYLQDVLKRLPEHPVNQLHELLPPNWKPAKVNTEVKI, encoded by the coding sequence ATGTCAAGCTCTTCACTCCAGGATGAACTAGCCCTACTTCAGCAGGAAAAGCAGCGTCTGTTAGCAGAGAATCAACTGCTCAAAGATGAGCTTGCTGAACTCAAACGGCTCATATTTGGCAGTAAAAGAGAACGCTTTGTGCCTGCCCAAAAAGATGATGCTCAACTGAGTCTGGAATTAGCCACAGAGACTACTGATGAAGAGCAGGCAGTAGTCAAACAGACTGTAAGCTACCAACGTGCTGTAAAGCAGGCGGGCAAGAAGCCAGTACGTCAGAGTTTCCCGGATCATCTGCCTCGCATAGATGTAGTGTTGGAGCCTGAGGAGGATGTCTCCACTATGCGTAAGATTGGCGAAGAAGTAACGGAAGAGTTAGATCTTGAGCCTGCCCGTCTGTTTGTGCGCAGGTACATCCGCCCCAGATATGTATGTGCAGAGGAGAGTTTTCATATAGCTGAGCTACCAGCCAGGCCCATAGAGAAAGGCATACCAGGACCTGGACTGCTGGCACAGATCATTGTAGATAAGTTCGTCTATCACCTACCTTTCTATCGCCAAGCACAGAGATACGAAAGAATGGGCATGAAGATTCCGTCCAGCACTTTGAATAGCTGGCTACCTGCTGCCTGTAATCTATTAGAACCTCTTTATCTGGCACTCAAGTTTGAGGTACTCAAATCTACCTACTTACAGGCTGACGAGACTCCGATTCCGGTGCTGGATAAACAGAAAAAGAAGACCCACCAAGGCTACCATTGGGTGTACCATGCTCCAGAAAAGAAGCTGGTACTCTTTGATTACCAGAAAGGTAGAAACAGAGAGGGACCTAAGCAAATGCTCAAAGATTATCAGGGGTACCTTCAAACTGACGGATACCAGGCTTACGAGCAGTTCGAGGACAGAGAGAATATTATCCTGGTGGGATGTCTTGCTCATGCTCGCAGGTATTTTGAGCATGCTAAGGACAGTGATCCGGTAAGATCAGAGCAGGTACTGCTTTTGATCCAGCAACTATATGCAGTTGAGAGAGAAGCCAGGGAGCAAAATCTTGATCCAGAAGATCGCTACTCTCTGAGACAAGAAAAATCTGTCCCTGTCATGGATGCCTTAGGTCAGTGGTTGGTCAATGAGTATCCTACAGTATTACCCAAGAGTAAAATTGGAAAGGCCTTCTACTACCTCATTGCTCGCTACAACAAAATTTACATCTACCTTCAGGATGGCAGGTTGGAAGTAGATAACAACCTCATCGAGAATAGTATTAGACCAGTGGCGCTAGGTCGCAAGAACTACCTCTTTGCTGGCAGTCATTCCGGTGCAGAAAAAGCTGCTATAGTGTATAGCCTGCTTGGTAGTTGCAAACTCCAGAACATTAATCCTTATGATTATCTCCAGGATGTGCTGAAAAGATTACCAGAGCATCCCGTCAACCAGCTCCATGAATTACTACCACCAAACTGGAAACCTGCTAAGGTAAATACCGAGGTGAAAATTTAA
- the tnpA gene encoding IS66 family insertion sequence element accessory protein TnpA, which produces MRTSAEMFPVVEEWLQSGLTQKEYSQRHQLALHILPYW; this is translated from the coding sequence ATGCGTACATCAGCAGAAATGTTTCCTGTGGTAGAGGAGTGGCTACAGAGTGGATTGACCCAAAAAGAATATAGTCAGCGTCATCAACTAGCCCTTCATATCCTGCCTTACTGGTAG
- a CDS encoding recombinase family protein, with amino-acid sequence MSQNIASRTVAYLRVSTIDQDLEKNKADILHLANEKNLGRVEFMQEKVSGKVSWKLRRIGQLIEELDKGDVILLSEFSRLGRSMLECMEIISIAMQKGIKIYTVKGNWQLDNTIQSKVMAMVFSMASEIERDLISKRTRESLKAKRLAGVKLGRPKGPGKSKLDAYRPEIEALLSNGSTQKFIANRYKVTEATLSNWIKKNNIKKASQ; translated from the coding sequence ATGAGCCAAAATATCGCATCAAGAACTGTTGCTTACCTTCGCGTCTCTACTATAGATCAGGATTTGGAAAAAAACAAAGCTGATATCCTTCACCTGGCCAATGAGAAAAATTTGGGAAGGGTAGAATTTATGCAGGAGAAGGTTTCCGGTAAAGTCTCCTGGAAGTTGAGAAGAATTGGTCAACTCATTGAAGAGCTCGATAAGGGTGATGTTATTCTGCTAAGTGAATTTTCCCGTTTAGGACGGAGCATGCTGGAATGCATGGAGATCATCTCTATTGCCATGCAAAAAGGAATCAAGATTTACACCGTCAAAGGTAACTGGCAATTGGATAATACTATTCAAAGTAAAGTCATGGCAATGGTCTTTTCTATGGCTTCCGAAATAGAGCGGGACCTCATTAGTAAGCGTACTCGTGAATCACTCAAAGCCAAAAGACTAGCCGGCGTAAAGCTCGGCAGACCTAAGGGACCAGGGAAAAGTAAACTGGATGCCTACCGTCCTGAAATTGAAGCCCTTCTATCCAATGGCTCTACCCAAAAGTTTATCGCTAATCGCTACAAGGTCACCGAAGCCACTTTGTCCAATTGGATCAAAAAGAACAACATTAAGAAAGCTAGCCAATAG
- a CDS encoding dihydrolipoyl dehydrogenase family protein yields the protein MKTYDVMVIGSGMAGMTIAQKCASKNKRVAVTDSRPYGGTCALRGCDPKKVLLGVAEIVDYAQKLSGKGLSGDLGIQWAELMKFKETFTEPVPENIEKNYRKMGIDTFHAPAQFTGEQTLRIGDQEVQAEKFVISTGAKPLTLNIPGEEHALTSTDFLNLSELPDEITFIGGGYIAFEFAHLAVIAGAKVNILHRGEYPLENFEQGMVSEIVKASKDLGINLLLETEAQEITQSGQGFVVHGSNSEGKVAVPSGLVIKAAGRVPEIDALDLAKGNVAFSKKGVEVNEYLQSVSNPHVYAAGDTADTSGLPLTPVAVMEGHIVASNILRGNTKTPDYREMPTVVFTIPAMASVGLTEEQAQQQGKNYKVNKNIVPNWYNARRLNEKTYAFKTIVDQDNDTLLGAHLVGPQVEEVINLFAMVIKAKMTTKDVKNMVYAYPTFASDISHMV from the coding sequence ATGAAAACCTATGATGTAATGGTGATTGGTTCCGGTATGGCCGGAATGACGATTGCCCAAAAATGCGCCAGTAAAAATAAGCGTGTGGCCGTAACGGATTCCCGTCCTTACGGGGGCACCTGTGCCCTACGGGGCTGTGACCCCAAAAAGGTATTGTTAGGAGTCGCTGAAATTGTAGACTATGCCCAAAAGCTTTCGGGAAAGGGATTGTCGGGTGATCTTGGCATTCAGTGGGCGGAGCTGATGAAGTTCAAAGAAACCTTCACGGAGCCAGTGCCGGAAAACATAGAAAAGAATTACCGGAAGATGGGCATTGATACCTTTCATGCCCCGGCGCAATTCACGGGTGAACAAACCCTGCGAATTGGTGATCAAGAAGTACAGGCTGAAAAGTTCGTTATTTCTACGGGTGCCAAACCCTTAACGCTCAACATTCCGGGGGAAGAACATGCGCTGACCAGTACAGATTTTTTGAACCTCTCTGAGCTACCCGACGAAATCACATTTATCGGTGGGGGGTATATCGCCTTTGAGTTTGCCCACTTAGCAGTTATAGCCGGGGCGAAAGTGAACATTTTGCACCGGGGAGAATATCCTTTAGAGAATTTTGAACAAGGGATGGTTTCTGAGATTGTCAAAGCATCCAAAGATTTAGGTATCAATTTGTTATTAGAAACAGAAGCGCAGGAAATCACTCAGAGCGGACAAGGCTTCGTTGTACATGGCAGCAATTCGGAAGGAAAGGTGGCAGTACCATCTGGTTTAGTGATCAAAGCGGCTGGGCGGGTACCTGAGATAGATGCGCTTGATCTTGCCAAAGGTAACGTGGCATTTAGTAAAAAAGGCGTAGAGGTCAATGAGTATTTGCAAAGTGTATCCAATCCTCATGTCTATGCGGCAGGGGATACAGCCGATACGAGCGGGTTGCCTTTAACGCCGGTGGCCGTCATGGAAGGGCATATTGTTGCTAGCAACATTTTGCGAGGGAATACTAAAACCCCAGATTATAGAGAAATGCCAACCGTGGTTTTCACCATTCCGGCCATGGCCTCAGTGGGATTGACCGAAGAGCAGGCCCAACAGCAGGGTAAGAACTACAAGGTCAATAAAAATATCGTGCCTAATTGGTATAATGCCCGGCGTTTGAACGAAAAGACCTATGCGTTTAAAACAATCGTAGATCAAGACAACGACACGCTCTTAGGGGCGCATCTGGTGGGGCCACAAGTGGAGGAAGTCATCAATTTGTTTGCGATGGTTATCAAAGCAAAGATGACCACGAAGGATGTAAAAAACATGGTCTATGCTTATCCCACTTTTGCCTCCGATATTTCGCATATGGTGTAG
- the tnpB gene encoding IS66 family insertion sequence element accessory protein TnpB (TnpB, as the term is used for proteins encoded by IS66 family insertion elements, is considered an accessory protein, since TnpC, encoded by a neighboring gene, is a DDE family transposase.): MFGLSQRQQFFLFSQAVDMRKGFDGLSGIVQQQMGRDVCSGDVYIFLGKRLDRMKLLVWESSGFVLYYKRLEAGTFKLPKVQDHSISLTYSELSLLLEGLEVEVKYRRKRYSKTFEKV; encoded by the coding sequence ATGTTCGGCCTGAGCCAACGGCAGCAATTCTTTTTGTTTAGCCAGGCTGTGGACATGCGGAAAGGGTTTGACGGGCTAAGTGGCATAGTGCAGCAGCAGATGGGCAGAGATGTCTGCTCAGGTGACGTATACATATTCTTAGGTAAGCGGCTGGACAGGATGAAGCTTTTGGTCTGGGAGTCTAGTGGTTTTGTGCTGTATTATAAAAGATTAGAGGCCGGAACCTTCAAGCTGCCAAAGGTACAGGATCACTCCATTAGCCTTACCTACAGTGAATTATCTCTACTACTTGAGGGATTAGAAGTGGAAGTAAAGTACAGACGGAAACGCTACTCTAAAACATTTGAAAAAGTATAA
- a CDS encoding recombinase family protein, whose translation MQESIDTTTSEGKLIFHMFGALAEFERNLIRERTQAGLLSARARGRLGGRPPALDKKKQKLIVKLYHDKDHTIAEILEMFHISKPTLYKIVRENPPEKENS comes from the coding sequence TTGCAGGAATCTATTGATACCACGACTTCCGAAGGAAAGTTGATTTTTCATATGTTCGGAGCTTTGGCAGAATTTGAAAGGAACCTGATCCGGGAAAGAACTCAAGCTGGCTTATTGTCAGCCAGAGCCCGTGGCAGACTGGGTGGCCGCCCTCCTGCCCTGGATAAAAAGAAACAGAAGCTAATTGTCAAACTTTACCACGATAAAGACCATACCATTGCTGAAATCCTGGAGATGTTCCACATCTCTAAACCTACGCTTTACAAGATCGTTCGTGAGAATCCTCCTGAAAAGGAGAATTCTTAA
- the panD gene encoding aspartate 1-decarboxylase produces the protein MKETTVLKCKLHNAIVTDANLLYEGSITIDSEFMKKVGLNEWEKVLVINQSNAVRIETYVIRGEENSQTICLNGPSARQFQKGDKVIICAFHNVENSELEYYSPQILKFNGSNDNPVLL, from the coding sequence ATGAAAGAGACAACTGTACTAAAATGTAAACTTCACAATGCTATCGTAACAGATGCCAATTTACTATATGAAGGTTCAATAACGATTGATTCAGAATTTATGAAGAAAGTTGGTTTGAATGAATGGGAAAAGGTATTGGTAATAAACCAAAGTAATGCCGTTCGAATAGAAACCTATGTTATTAGGGGAGAAGAAAATAGTCAAACTATTTGTCTAAACGGACCGTCTGCCCGACAATTTCAAAAGGGCGATAAAGTCATTATATGCGCCTTCCACAATGTAGAAAACAGTGAGTTAGAGTATTATAGTCCACAAATTCTCAAATTCAATGGAAGCAATGATAATCCAGTACTATTGTGA
- a CDS encoding GNAT family N-acetyltransferase — MNTKLYQTDNFKELIQIFKMRVLCWENISKVDSRNYPHGMIETHDYSPDAYHYIMRNENEIIGGARLKICHELKEIPDYEVYESRNISFKWPVGHLGKLIVLPKYHGQGFSQEFDKIRYKKSKELGAKMILGWTHIQSKRLWHKLNSDGFKSSGLINSENYTGNWELGNGEIIYKHI, encoded by the coding sequence GTGAATACTAAACTATACCAGACAGATAACTTCAAAGAATTGATTCAAATATTCAAAATGCGTGTTCTCTGCTGGGAAAATATAAGTAAAGTCGATTCAAGAAATTACCCACATGGCATGATAGAAACGCATGACTATAGTCCAGATGCATATCATTATATCATGAGAAATGAAAACGAAATTATTGGTGGAGCTAGGCTAAAAATTTGTCATGAGTTAAAAGAAATACCTGATTACGAAGTTTATGAGAGCAGAAATATTTCTTTTAAGTGGCCTGTTGGACATTTAGGGAAATTAATCGTTCTTCCTAAATATCATGGTCAGGGATTTAGCCAAGAATTTGATAAAATTAGATATAAGAAAAGCAAAGAACTAGGAGCTAAAATGATTTTGGGATGGACTCATATTCAATCAAAAAGACTTTGGCATAAATTGAATTCTGATGGATTCAAAAGTTCAGGCTTAATAAATTCAGAGAATTATACAGGAAATTGGGAACTGGGTAACGGTGAAATTATTTATAAGCATATTTGA
- a CDS encoding ArsR/SmtB family transcription factor: protein MKENQCIRVFADQQQIARCQQRVEQVSPSVAGLSNALGLAGNEVRLKILFLLDEEAELCVCDLSDILGMKISAVSQHLRKLKDGNIVQTKKIGQTIFYRLAPEYAQLFRPFFAMITDNKTITVS from the coding sequence ATGAAAGAAAATCAATGTATCCGGGTATTTGCTGATCAACAGCAAATTGCGCGTTGTCAGCAACGCGTAGAACAAGTTAGCCCTTCGGTGGCTGGCTTATCCAACGCTTTAGGCCTAGCTGGTAACGAAGTGCGATTGAAAATCTTGTTTCTATTAGATGAGGAAGCTGAGCTATGCGTTTGTGACTTGAGCGATATTTTGGGTATGAAGATATCTGCCGTCTCTCAGCACCTTCGAAAGCTTAAAGATGGGAACATCGTCCAAACCAAGAAAATAGGACAAACTATTTTCTATCGTCTTGCCCCGGAATACGCGCAACTCTTTCGTCCCTTTTTTGCCATGATTACCGACAATAAAACTATCACTGTATCATGA
- a CDS encoding GDCCVxC domain-containing (seleno)protein codes for MEQEIILQSTLTCPHCGYQKEETMPTDACQYFYECEACGKVVKPKEGDCCVYCSYGTVACPPIQEGGNTDCCR; via the coding sequence ATGGAACAAGAGATTATCTTACAATCGACCCTTACCTGTCCCCACTGTGGGTATCAGAAAGAAGAAACGATGCCCACCGATGCTTGTCAGTATTTTTATGAGTGTGAAGCCTGCGGAAAAGTCGTGAAGCCCAAAGAGGGAGATTGCTGCGTGTATTGTTCTTATGGAACGGTTGCCTGCCCCCCTATACAGGAAGGCGGGAATACGGATTGTTGCCGTTAA